One segment of Geomonas ferrireducens DNA contains the following:
- a CDS encoding toll/interleukin-1 receptor domain-containing protein, producing MLATTHTTPIEIFFSYSHRDERMRSRLEAHLSSLKRERLILGWHDRKIKPGTEWKGQIDSHLDSSRIILLLISADFLASDYCYDVEMDRAMARHDAGEARVIPIILRPCDWPWSRFGKLQALPRDGKPVSDWSTHDQAFNEVARGIRRVVEELAKASESAAPSLLKSETILNPVTATGDNVVTEQIQIPVRIKEKLQRMRMLNAIFKTDEDAEEDLFAEYRDMLEEMVEVFLPLVNLLVKGWAFDSEFEH from the coding sequence ATGCTCGCTACCACACATACTACTCCTATAGAAATTTTTTTCAGTTATTCACATAGAGACGAAAGAATGCGCAGTCGGCTAGAGGCACACCTGAGTTCACTTAAGCGGGAACGCCTTATTTTGGGGTGGCACGACCGGAAAATTAAGCCAGGTACTGAGTGGAAAGGCCAGATTGATTCTCATTTGGATTCTTCTAGGATAATTTTACTCCTCATAAGCGCAGACTTCCTAGCCTCGGATTACTGCTACGACGTCGAAATGGATCGCGCAATGGCTCGGCACGATGCAGGAGAAGCCCGTGTAATTCCAATTATTCTAAGGCCGTGCGACTGGCCATGGTCTCGATTCGGCAAGCTTCAAGCTCTTCCTAGGGACGGTAAGCCGGTGTCCGACTGGTCTACACATGACCAAGCATTCAACGAAGTTGCTCGTGGCATACGCAGGGTAGTAGAGGAGCTAGCAAAGGCATCAGAAAGTGCCGCACCTTCATTATTAAAGAGTGAAACGATTCTCAATCCTGTGACCGCGACTGGCGACAATGTTGTTACAGAACAAATTCAAATACCTGTAAGAATCAAGGAAAAGTTACAACGAATGCGTATGCTTAATGCTATTTTCAAAACAGACGAAGATGCAGAGGAAGATTTATTTGCCGAGTACAGAGATATGCTTGAAGAAATGGTGGAAGTATTTTTGCCCTTGGTGAATTTGTTGGTTAAGGGCTGGGCTTTTGACAGTGAATTTGAACATTGA
- a CDS encoding Abi family protein: MSTPFKKPATTYGEQVALLRQRGMIINDPASAEFYLQHINYYRLSAYWLPFEADHATHRFKAETDFGRVLNHYIFDRELRLLVLDAIERIEVSVRSQWAYQLAHRHGPHAHLDRSLAFKQAHWKSNLDKLTNEVDRSEETFIRHLLSTYSEPLPPVWAVCEVMSIGLLSRWYNSLKPMPTRRAIASVYGLDEKVLQSWLHHLSLVRNLSAHHARLWNRDFSIIPLPPKGKPPRLGAEFLHGSRKIYNTLLIILHFMDIVAPHHHWRSRLKALIVQHHIETRMMDFPLGWEERFPWREKP, from the coding sequence ATGAGTACCCCTTTTAAAAAACCCGCCACCACCTACGGTGAGCAGGTCGCCCTGCTAAGGCAGCGCGGCATGATCATCAATGACCCCGCATCAGCCGAATTCTACCTCCAGCACATCAACTACTACCGCCTGAGTGCCTATTGGCTCCCTTTCGAGGCGGACCACGCCACTCACAGGTTCAAGGCCGAAACCGATTTCGGCCGGGTCCTGAACCATTACATTTTCGACCGTGAGTTGCGGCTCCTCGTGCTGGATGCCATCGAACGCATCGAGGTCTCGGTGCGGAGCCAATGGGCATATCAACTGGCGCACCGGCACGGTCCCCACGCGCATCTGGACCGGTCTCTCGCCTTCAAACAAGCTCACTGGAAAAGCAACCTGGACAAACTGACCAATGAAGTGGACCGCTCTGAAGAAACTTTCATCCGCCACCTGCTTTCCACCTACAGTGAGCCGCTGCCGCCGGTATGGGCGGTCTGCGAGGTGATGTCGATAGGCCTTTTGTCCCGGTGGTACAACAGCCTTAAACCGATGCCGACGAGACGCGCGATCGCATCGGTGTACGGACTTGATGAAAAGGTTCTGCAGTCGTGGCTTCACCACCTGTCCCTGGTCCGGAATCTGTCCGCGCACCATGCGCGGCTGTGGAACAGGGACTTTTCCATCATCCCTCTGCCCCCGAAAGGGAAACCGCCCCGGCTTGGCGCCGAGTTTCTTCATGGCTCCAGGAAGATTTACAACACCCTCCTGATAATCCTGCACTTCATGGACATCGTGGCGCCTCACCACCATTGGCGCAGCAGACTCAAGGCGCTTATCGTTCAGCATCACATCGAGACTCGAATGATGGATTTCCCATTGGGGTGGGAGGAGCGCTTTCCTTGGCGGGAAAAGCCTTGA
- a CDS encoding tyrosine-type recombinase/integrase, whose product MDFTDRYVASLKPRSKQYVERERRGFAIRVLPTGQKTFLFIYTFDGQRRQLNLGTYPAQTLAEARAAHAAAYAMLHDPGNPRDPLGERAQRLDRERQERDEIRKRPTIARLVEEYVENFAKEKKKTWAEDKRILEKDVLPVWGDRKARDIERRDVLLLVEGMKRRGPAITLNTFKIIRRMFRYAVKQEIVGQSPCIGFEKDDELPVVASRERNLDAEEIRIFWEGVNNASMSDATRRALKLILVTCQRPGEVVAMHRSQIKGRWWEFMPKSTKVTRERPRPQRVYLTDLALRLIGNEDGYIFPSPTTGGHITERSLAYAIRRNIKGYTRRKPSSNPKAGDVPKMVKVKEERKIDMDHFTPHDLRRTGATMIARIGYPDETVDAVLAHLKKGIIKVYNRYAYDHEKQAALESWERELLAIVTGAAIDGAYLATASKVIRLRRNLDA is encoded by the coding sequence ATGGATTTCACGGACAGGTATGTTGCGAGTCTGAAACCGAGGTCGAAGCAGTATGTGGAAAGGGAGCGTCGGGGCTTCGCGATCAGGGTGCTGCCAACGGGCCAAAAGACCTTTCTCTTCATCTACACCTTTGATGGCCAGAGGCGGCAACTGAACCTGGGGACCTATCCTGCGCAAACGCTCGCCGAGGCGCGCGCGGCCCACGCCGCGGCGTACGCCATGCTGCACGACCCAGGCAACCCACGCGATCCGCTGGGCGAGAGAGCCCAAAGGCTGGACAGGGAGAGACAGGAGCGGGACGAGATCAGAAAGCGCCCGACCATAGCGCGGCTGGTCGAGGAGTATGTTGAGAATTTCGCCAAGGAGAAAAAGAAGACCTGGGCGGAGGATAAGAGAATCCTCGAAAAGGACGTGCTGCCGGTGTGGGGAGACCGTAAGGCAAGGGATATCGAGCGTCGGGATGTCCTGCTTCTCGTCGAAGGTATGAAGAGGCGCGGCCCCGCCATCACTCTCAATACCTTCAAAATCATCCGCCGCATGTTCAGGTACGCCGTGAAGCAGGAGATAGTCGGCCAGTCACCCTGCATCGGTTTTGAGAAGGATGATGAGTTGCCGGTTGTCGCCAGCCGCGAGCGTAACCTCGATGCCGAAGAGATCCGGATCTTCTGGGAGGGCGTGAACAACGCTTCCATGAGCGACGCAACGCGCCGTGCCTTGAAACTCATTTTGGTGACCTGCCAGCGTCCAGGCGAGGTGGTGGCGATGCACCGCTCCCAGATCAAGGGGCGCTGGTGGGAGTTCATGCCGAAAAGCACCAAGGTGACCCGCGAGAGGCCGAGGCCTCAGAGGGTCTATCTCACCGACCTGGCCCTCAGATTGATCGGCAACGAGGATGGGTATATCTTCCCCTCGCCGACGACCGGAGGCCACATCACCGAAAGGTCGCTGGCCTACGCCATACGGCGCAACATCAAGGGGTACACCCGGCGCAAGCCATCTTCAAACCCCAAGGCTGGGGACGTCCCCAAAATGGTGAAGGTGAAGGAGGAACGCAAGATCGACATGGACCACTTCACCCCCCATGACTTGCGCCGTACCGGCGCCACGATGATCGCACGTATCGGATACCCAGATGAGACTGTCGATGCAGTACTGGCCCATCTCAAAAAGGGCATCATCAAGGTGTACAACCGATACGCCTATGACCACGAGAAACAGGCAGCCTTAGAGTCCTGGGAGCGAGAGCTGTTGGCCATCGTTACAGGGGCGGCCATTGATGGTGCTTATCTGGCAACAGCAAGCAAAGTCATCAGGCTACGCAGGAACCTGGATGCATAG
- a CDS encoding right-handed parallel beta-helix repeat-containing protein, producing MRTWTKILLVAAMGLSAGCGDSTLSESQPTQTAVQKEAQTTTVYRVDLDARPGGDGKSWDTAFDSLQAAFAQNLSPDSEYEVWIRHGTYHLPAELHVSGSPRIYGGFDGNEVELSQRDWEKHKTVIDGDNLFRGIVKEQSAGRLIVDGVALTRCLDGAIVTTSISGRLNVSNCKLTDNRGGAVSIHEGFFLIKNCEFTGNVSSKDGAAIRGTSTRGSIEGCSFTGNISAGSGGAVNCFYLDRVLDCAFIGNSADLDGGAICMDRGINQGFINCLFTENEAQHGGAVYCAEMYPSGFFTNCTFVHNRARVGGGAVHCNSLAEESGVTLRIANCIIWGNLPDQIGALRSDSVEVTYSDIMGGFAGAGNIDADPMFKGGDKFFLRQHSPCINAGTLNATDLPATDFEGNPRVVDGIPDMGYVEAELNPAASHPTK from the coding sequence ATGAGGACGTGGACGAAGATCCTGCTGGTCGCCGCTATGGGCTTGTCGGCTGGGTGTGGAGATTCTACCCTGTCCGAGTCACAGCCTACTCAAACTGCCGTTCAGAAGGAAGCACAAACAACGACGGTCTACCGAGTAGACCTGGATGCGCGGCCCGGTGGCGACGGGAAATCCTGGGATACCGCATTCGACTCCCTTCAGGCCGCTTTCGCGCAGAACCTGTCGCCAGATTCGGAATACGAGGTGTGGATCAGGCACGGCACCTACCACCTCCCGGCAGAGCTCCATGTCAGCGGCTCGCCGCGCATCTACGGCGGTTTCGACGGCAATGAGGTGGAACTGTCGCAAAGGGACTGGGAAAAGCACAAGACGGTCATTGACGGCGACAACCTGTTCCGGGGAATCGTGAAAGAACAATCAGCCGGCAGGCTGATCGTCGACGGAGTGGCATTAACTCGCTGTCTGGATGGCGCAATCGTCACGACTTCCATCTCCGGAAGACTCAACGTGAGCAACTGCAAGCTTACCGACAACAGGGGCGGAGCGGTATCGATACATGAGGGGTTTTTTCTGATCAAGAATTGTGAATTCACGGGGAACGTCTCCTCCAAGGACGGCGCCGCCATCAGAGGCACCAGCACAAGGGGAAGCATCGAGGGGTGCTCATTCACCGGAAATATCTCCGCAGGGTCCGGAGGTGCCGTAAACTGCTTCTATCTCGACCGAGTCCTCGACTGCGCCTTTATCGGTAACAGCGCCGATCTCGATGGCGGCGCGATCTGTATGGACAGGGGGATCAACCAGGGATTCATCAACTGTCTCTTCACCGAGAATGAGGCGCAGCACGGCGGCGCGGTATATTGCGCCGAGATGTACCCGTCGGGCTTCTTCACCAATTGCACCTTCGTCCACAACCGGGCCAGGGTCGGCGGTGGGGCCGTACACTGCAACTCCCTCGCTGAGGAGAGCGGGGTGACCCTTCGAATTGCAAACTGCATCATCTGGGGGAACCTTCCGGATCAGATAGGAGCGCTGCGCTCCGATAGCGTCGAGGTCACATATTCCGACATCATGGGGGGCTTTGCCGGCGCCGGCAACATCGACGCCGATCCGATGTTCAAGGGGGGTGACAAGTTTTTTCTACGGCAGCACTCTCCCTGCATCAATGCAGGGACCCTCAATGCAACCGATCTTCCAGCCACTGATTTTGAAGGGAACCCGAGAGTCGTCGACGGGATTCCGGATATGGGGTACGTCGAAGCCGAGCTGAATCCGGCTGCCTCTCACCCCACGAAATGA
- a CDS encoding aspartate/glutamate racemase family protein: MKITLTRCCSFLVLLMMIVSGFSAAYAQDVLRNGSEKQNTPVATASEKRPIKTIGIIGGVSWASSIEYYRIMNEQVRDRLGGVSSAQLLMYSIEFGEFSKQEKLADKGDWTLMTKTIVDAAQRLKRGGADFIVIASNTLNSLAGTVEQQVGLPVLHIADATGKAVAKKGVRTVALLGTTYTMEQPFYRDRLAKYGIKVVIPSKKERDYINAVIFDELCANKVQRESREGFKKIIDRLRKEEGAEGVVLGCTEIPLLIKQEDVSIPVFDTTQIHSEAAVEYSLNGE, from the coding sequence ATGAAAATCACCTTGACGCGCTGTTGCTCTTTCCTGGTTCTTCTGATGATGATTGTCAGCGGATTTTCTGCAGCTTACGCGCAGGATGTGCTGAGAAACGGAAGCGAAAAACAAAATACACCCGTTGCAACCGCTTCGGAAAAACGTCCCATCAAAACCATCGGCATCATAGGAGGAGTCAGTTGGGCGTCATCGATAGAATACTATCGCATCATGAACGAACAGGTCCGCGACCGCTTGGGTGGGGTGAGTTCCGCGCAGTTACTGATGTACTCCATCGAGTTCGGTGAATTTTCCAAGCAGGAAAAACTAGCCGATAAAGGCGACTGGACCCTGATGACGAAAACCATCGTCGATGCCGCTCAGAGGCTGAAACGAGGCGGCGCGGATTTCATCGTCATCGCCTCCAACACGCTTAACTCGCTTGCGGGCACCGTCGAACAGCAAGTCGGACTGCCCGTGCTCCATATCGCCGACGCAACGGGGAAAGCGGTCGCCAAAAAAGGGGTGCGTACCGTCGCCCTACTCGGCACAACGTACACGATGGAACAGCCCTTTTATCGAGATCGTCTCGCGAAGTACGGGATCAAGGTCGTCATACCCAGCAAGAAAGAGCGGGATTACATCAACGCCGTGATTTTTGACGAGCTGTGCGCCAATAAGGTGCAACGGGAATCCAGGGAGGGATTCAAGAAAATCATCGATCGCCTCCGGAAGGAAGAAGGTGCGGAAGGGGTCGTTTTAGGCTGCACGGAGATTCCGTTGCTCATCAAACAGGAGGATGTCTCCATACCGGTTTTCGACACGACGCAAATACATTCGGAGGCCGCGGTCGAATATTCGCTGAATGGTGAATAG
- a CDS encoding phospholipase B family protein has protein sequence MKVGGYILLLWTAVLGVSTTAAAGEFTPGKSYLAPGRAPALTTYALDASASGAIRTINNIVNLTVVSRDANDLKAEYRAGFIQGKLQGAMIVSARDNCWDNAYLINPDHTFPTQHGPAQAELDKAGDLLNANYAAFLRYLEDPATEAETAHRLKRLLFRMLGIYHGATVEEPAGLDFSGNWLPDGNYFQASELLLGYETAGPTFMDVYFVNAFCDLMDVISFLDLPPGGTRTGAFPDRCSAFLKRAGGETILTHNTWSGFLSQSMAQTLVVNNDMITFNAATPGLIGSTTDFGYNNKGLMFNETTHRMSHSQVKPLGLWIFWRAALAEQFSDSITAFFDAISLDNTGSYLNGYMLADANTGATGLVEMSYRCFVYYRSTGGPYEVTSRSTDGGACSTDYDAEMVTPDYLMGINYPASLQVREDLQSTDNRPERRLQFNKWLPGVTNLQTARNVITYTDPNNPLSVFGRWDLGYGVTDYPKQIPDGALDAKVGSTEMVRSFMALAGVLDASATSTGFWMLYGTPHVQGKPFIWSESPWAWQPLRDVPDSLDGKFTLMPLYLK, from the coding sequence ATGAAAGTCGGAGGGTACATCCTTCTGCTATGGACCGCTGTCCTTGGTGTCTCCACAACGGCAGCCGCCGGGGAATTCACCCCCGGCAAGTCATACCTGGCGCCGGGGAGAGCGCCCGCGCTCACGACCTACGCGCTGGACGCGAGCGCTTCGGGCGCGATCCGGACCATCAACAACATCGTCAACCTCACGGTGGTGTCGAGGGACGCGAACGACCTGAAGGCGGAGTACCGGGCCGGATTCATCCAGGGGAAGTTGCAGGGGGCGATGATCGTGTCGGCCCGGGACAACTGCTGGGACAACGCCTACCTGATCAACCCTGACCACACGTTTCCGACGCAGCACGGTCCCGCGCAGGCGGAATTGGACAAGGCTGGCGATCTATTGAACGCCAACTACGCCGCCTTCTTGCGGTACCTCGAAGACCCGGCGACCGAGGCGGAGACGGCCCACCGGCTGAAGAGGCTTCTCTTCCGGATGCTCGGCATTTACCACGGCGCCACTGTCGAGGAGCCGGCCGGCCTCGACTTTTCCGGCAACTGGCTCCCCGACGGCAACTACTTTCAGGCGTCGGAGCTTCTCCTAGGCTATGAGACCGCCGGCCCCACCTTCATGGACGTCTACTTCGTGAACGCCTTCTGCGACCTGATGGACGTGATCTCTTTCCTCGATCTCCCCCCAGGTGGGACGAGAACGGGCGCTTTCCCCGACCGATGTTCCGCCTTCCTGAAACGCGCGGGGGGCGAGACCATCCTCACCCACAACACCTGGTCGGGGTTCCTTTCCCAGTCGATGGCGCAGACCCTCGTCGTCAACAACGACATGATCACCTTCAACGCGGCGACCCCCGGCCTGATCGGCTCGACCACCGATTTCGGCTATAACAACAAGGGGCTCATGTTCAACGAGACAACCCATCGGATGTCCCACAGCCAGGTCAAGCCCTTGGGGCTCTGGATCTTCTGGCGGGCGGCCCTTGCGGAGCAGTTTTCGGATTCCATCACCGCGTTCTTCGACGCCATCTCCCTCGACAACACCGGCAGCTACCTGAACGGTTACATGCTGGCGGACGCCAACACCGGCGCGACCGGGCTGGTGGAGATGTCCTACCGCTGCTTCGTGTACTACCGCTCGACCGGCGGCCCCTACGAGGTCACGAGCCGCTCGACGGACGGCGGCGCTTGCTCGACCGATTACGACGCGGAGATGGTCACCCCCGACTACCTGATGGGGATCAACTACCCCGCCTCGCTGCAGGTGCGGGAGGATCTCCAATCCACCGACAATCGCCCCGAGCGGCGTTTGCAGTTCAACAAATGGTTGCCCGGGGTGACGAATCTGCAGACGGCACGAAACGTCATCACCTATACCGATCCGAACAACCCCCTCTCCGTTTTCGGGCGCTGGGATCTGGGGTATGGGGTGACCGACTATCCCAAGCAGATTCCTGACGGGGCGCTCGACGCCAAGGTGGGATCGACGGAAATGGTGCGTTCTTTTATGGCGTTGGCCGGCGTCCTCGATGCTTCAGCCACGAGCACCGGTTTTTGGATGCTCTACGGTACCCCCCACGTGCAGGGGAAGCCGTTCATCTGGAGCGAATCGCCGTGGGCCTGGCAACCCTTGCGTGATGTGCCCGACAGCCTGGACGGTAAGTTCACGCTGATGCCGCTTTATCTGAAGTGA
- a CDS encoding PD40 domain-containing protein → MKTIRGGKMEKQALNMRSLKIMLARTAVILLGLGAFSSGPAMAEILFMEEQLTSDPASQENPDISGDLIVYQDNRNGNWDIYLMKYGYPENRITTNTGNQTSPRISGNKIVYQDDRNGNWDIYLYDLTTKTETQITTSAASQEFPAIDGTKIVWQDNRNGNWDIYLYDLVANTETRVTTSGANTSPAISGNRIAYIKDGNVYYVDLAGGSETKIWQYSCDPDLGCQKGSRNPQLPAISGSHIVWDVLNSYRWSPPNDFMWGNDRDVYMKDVATGATWNTTAPVYWTDHVPHQSPHISELYSGVYYIVYQGWTYDTYHWNIYLYNTLYPAEFRVTNVVGDQQFPRSSGGRIVYMDSRNGNWDIYMTTVGYGAGNPPPPTPAAAIQQIQIIQSIVADPVRVATSDMDGANTKVEENRRKALLNKFDAVIASIKAAEESTKPARRTAEYQSALDQLNSILDKTDGCALRGTPDTQGSGFTPDWIITCPSQALIDPLIGNSIATLEALIK, encoded by the coding sequence ATGAAAACAATCAGAGGCGGCAAAATGGAGAAGCAGGCACTTAACATGCGCTCCTTGAAGATCATGTTGGCAAGGACTGCCGTTATTCTCCTTGGACTCGGTGCATTTTCATCCGGACCTGCAATGGCCGAAATCTTGTTCATGGAGGAGCAATTAACCTCAGACCCTGCATCCCAGGAGAATCCTGATATCTCCGGTGACCTCATAGTGTATCAGGACAATAGAAACGGCAATTGGGACATCTACCTGATGAAATACGGTTATCCGGAAAATCGCATAACCACGAATACGGGTAATCAAACCAGTCCGAGAATTTCCGGCAATAAAATCGTTTACCAGGATGACAGGAACGGCAACTGGGACATCTACCTGTATGACCTGACAACAAAAACGGAGACCCAGATAACCACGAGTGCGGCTAGTCAGGAATTTCCTGCAATAGACGGTACCAAAATAGTGTGGCAGGACAATAGGAACGGCAACTGGGACATCTACCTCTATGATCTCGTGGCGAACACTGAAACACGGGTGACAACATCAGGGGCGAATACATCTCCGGCGATCTCCGGCAACCGCATAGCCTACATCAAGGATGGCAACGTGTACTATGTTGACCTCGCCGGTGGAAGCGAAACCAAGATATGGCAATACTCCTGCGATCCCGATCTTGGATGTCAAAAGGGGAGTCGAAATCCGCAGCTTCCAGCAATCAGCGGCAGTCATATCGTCTGGGATGTGTTGAATAGTTATCGGTGGTCTCCTCCTAACGACTTCATGTGGGGCAATGACCGTGATGTTTACATGAAAGATGTGGCAACCGGTGCCACCTGGAATACGACAGCCCCAGTGTACTGGACCGACCATGTGCCTCATCAATCGCCGCATATCTCCGAGCTCTACAGCGGGGTTTATTACATCGTTTATCAAGGGTGGACATATGACACTTACCACTGGAACATTTACCTCTACAACACGCTCTATCCCGCTGAGTTCAGAGTGACAAATGTTGTCGGAGATCAACAGTTTCCAAGAAGTTCCGGCGGGCGCATCGTTTACATGGACTCCAGGAACGGCAACTGGGACATTTACATGACAACGGTCGGCTACGGTGCAGGTAATCCGCCGCCGCCCACACCTGCTGCTGCAATACAACAGATTCAGATTATCCAGAGCATCGTCGCGGATCCGGTCCGGGTGGCGACAAGCGACATGGATGGGGCCAACACCAAGGTAGAGGAGAACAGGAGAAAAGCCCTCCTGAACAAGTTTGATGCGGTCATCGCAAGCATCAAGGCGGCGGAAGAGTCCACGAAGCCGGCGCGCAGGACGGCTGAATATCAAAGCGCCTTGGATCAACTCAACTCGATACTGGACAAAACAGACGGATGCGCTCTCAGAGGCACACCCGACACGCAAGGATCGGGTTTTACACCGGACTGGATCATTACCTGTCCATCGCAGGCGCTGATAGACCCGCTGATCGGTAACTCGATAGCAACTCTGGAAGCGCTCATCAAGTAG
- a CDS encoding YaiI/YqxD family protein: MAESKVTIWIDADACPRVIKEIVFRASERLQMPVYLVANQSLSKHETKLVRSVVVGKGFDVADDYIAEHVGPDDVVITADIPLAARVVAKGAVAIDPRGELLTEENVGERLAMRDFMMELRDGGLVQGGPAQFSLTDRQRFASSLDRLLTQMHKGKRPV; encoded by the coding sequence TTGGCGGAAAGCAAGGTAACGATATGGATCGACGCGGATGCGTGTCCTCGTGTGATAAAGGAAATTGTCTTCAGAGCTTCGGAGCGCCTACAGATGCCGGTCTACCTGGTGGCCAATCAAAGTCTCTCCAAGCATGAAACCAAGCTGGTGAGATCAGTCGTGGTCGGCAAAGGGTTCGACGTTGCCGACGACTATATCGCGGAACACGTGGGTCCCGACGACGTGGTCATCACCGCGGACATACCGTTGGCTGCGAGGGTTGTCGCCAAGGGTGCCGTCGCCATTGATCCACGGGGCGAGCTGCTCACCGAGGAGAACGTAGGCGAGCGTCTCGCCATGAGGGACTTCATGATGGAGTTGAGGGATGGGGGGCTCGTACAGGGAGGACCGGCCCAGTTCAGCCTCACCGATCGTCAGCGTTTCGCCTCATCGCTCGATCGTCTGCTGACCCAGATGCACAAGGGAAAGCGCCCGGTTTGA